Proteins co-encoded in one Methylobacterium sp. WL1 genomic window:
- a CDS encoding aspartate aminotransferase family protein — MTDHPLRNTPSLDAFWMPFTANRQFKAAPRMLVAAEGMHYTADDGRTVLDGTAGLWCVNAGHGRRGISAAVERQLATLDFAPTFQMGHPIAFEFAERLAEIAPGGPDNRLDRVFFTNSGSESVDTALKIALAYQRAIGQGTRTRLIGRERGYHGVGFGGLSVGGIVSNRRVFPQLNGTDHLRHTHDPARNAFVKGQPEHGAELADDLERLVALHGAETIAACIVEPVAGSTGVLIPPKGYLERLRALCTKHGILLIFDEVISGFGRLGAPFATDYFGVVPDLVTSAKGLTNGTVPMGAVFASRAVHDALMNGPDGIELFHGYTYSGHPVACAAGLATLDIYREEGLLTRAADLADDWATAMHDLRGRKNVIDIRTIGLIAGIELAPRPDAPGKRAYDLFVDCFARGLLTRVTGDIIALSPPLIIEHGQIGEIVEVLGAAIDRVA, encoded by the coding sequence ATGACCGACCATCCCCTGCGCAACACGCCGTCGCTCGACGCCTTCTGGATGCCGTTCACCGCCAACCGCCAGTTCAAGGCGGCGCCGCGGATGCTGGTGGCCGCCGAGGGCATGCACTACACGGCCGATGACGGCCGCACGGTGCTGGACGGCACCGCCGGGCTCTGGTGCGTCAATGCCGGGCACGGGCGCCGGGGGATCTCCGCCGCGGTGGAGCGCCAGCTCGCGACGCTGGACTTCGCCCCGACCTTCCAGATGGGCCACCCGATCGCGTTCGAGTTCGCCGAGCGGCTCGCCGAGATCGCCCCGGGCGGCCCCGACAACCGCCTCGACCGGGTGTTCTTCACCAATTCCGGCTCCGAATCGGTCGACACCGCCCTCAAGATCGCGCTCGCCTACCAGCGGGCGATCGGGCAGGGCACCCGCACCCGGCTGATCGGCCGCGAGCGCGGGTATCACGGCGTCGGCTTCGGCGGCCTGTCGGTGGGCGGCATCGTGTCGAACCGCCGGGTCTTCCCGCAGCTCAACGGTACCGATCACCTGCGCCATACCCACGATCCGGCCCGCAACGCCTTCGTGAAGGGCCAGCCCGAGCACGGGGCGGAGCTGGCCGACGACCTGGAGCGGCTGGTGGCGCTTCATGGGGCCGAGACCATCGCGGCCTGCATCGTGGAGCCGGTGGCGGGCTCCACCGGCGTGCTGATCCCGCCGAAGGGCTATCTCGAACGCCTGCGCGCGCTCTGCACCAAGCACGGCATCCTGCTGATCTTCGACGAGGTCATCTCCGGCTTCGGCCGCCTCGGCGCGCCCTTCGCCACCGATTATTTCGGCGTGGTGCCCGATCTCGTGACCAGCGCCAAGGGCCTGACCAACGGCACGGTGCCGATGGGCGCAGTGTTCGCGAGCCGCGCGGTGCACGACGCGCTGATGAACGGCCCGGACGGGATCGAGCTGTTCCACGGCTACACCTATTCCGGGCACCCGGTGGCGTGCGCGGCCGGCCTCGCCACGCTCGACATCTACCGGGAGGAGGGGCTGCTCACCCGCGCCGCCGACCTCGCGGACGACTGGGCCACGGCGATGCACGACCTGCGCGGGCGCAAGAACGTCATCGACATCCGCACCATCGGGCTGATTGCCGGCATCGAGCTGGCGCCCCGGCCCGACGCCCCCGGCAAGCGCGCCTACGACCTGTTCGTGGATTGCTTCGCGCGCGGCCTGCTCACCCGCGTCACCGGCGACATCATCGCCCTGTCGCCGCCGCTGATCATCGAACACGGCCAGATCGGCGAGATCGTCGAGGTGCTGGGCGCGGCGATCGACCGGGTGGCGTGA
- a CDS encoding SDR family oxidoreductase, which yields MSNTALIVGASGIVGSATGALLAEEGWRVAGLARKPVAMAGVEPVVADLQDPDSLDKALAGLAPSHVFLATWQRRPTEAEMIRVNRAMIENLLDALRPQKSVRHVALVTGLKHYLGPFEAYGKGTLPQTPFREDQGRLDVENFYYAQEDAVFAASARDGFTWSVHRPHTIIGKAVGNAMNMGTTLACYATLCRELGRPFTFPGSAAQWNGLTDMTDARLLARQLLWASTEPKAANEAFNVVDGDVFRWSWMWGRIADWFGIEAVPFDGTVRPLEDRMAQDGPAWAELAERHGLAETDLAKLASPWHTDADLGRPIEVVTDMSKSRRLGFTAYQPTDDAFYDLFTRLRADRLIP from the coding sequence ATGTCGAACACCGCCCTGATCGTCGGCGCCAGCGGGATCGTGGGGAGCGCCACCGGGGCGCTGCTGGCCGAGGAGGGCTGGCGGGTCGCGGGGCTCGCCCGCAAGCCTGTGGCGATGGCGGGGGTCGAGCCGGTCGTCGCCGACCTTCAGGACCCGGACTCCCTCGACAAGGCGCTCGCCGGCCTCGCACCGAGCCACGTGTTCCTGGCGACCTGGCAGCGGCGCCCGACCGAGGCGGAGATGATCCGGGTCAACCGGGCCATGATCGAGAACCTGCTCGATGCCCTGCGGCCCCAGAAGAGCGTCCGCCACGTCGCCCTGGTGACCGGGCTGAAGCACTATCTCGGCCCGTTCGAGGCCTACGGCAAAGGCACCCTGCCGCAGACGCCGTTCCGCGAGGACCAGGGCCGGCTCGACGTCGAGAACTTCTACTACGCCCAGGAGGACGCGGTGTTCGCGGCCAGCGCCCGCGACGGCTTCACCTGGAGCGTGCACCGCCCGCACACGATCATCGGCAAGGCGGTCGGCAATGCCATGAACATGGGCACGACGCTGGCCTGCTACGCCACCCTGTGCCGGGAGCTGGGGCGCCCCTTCACATTCCCGGGCTCGGCCGCCCAGTGGAACGGGCTCACCGACATGACCGACGCGAGGCTGCTCGCCCGCCAGCTGCTCTGGGCCTCCACCGAGCCGAAGGCCGCCAACGAGGCGTTCAACGTGGTCGACGGCGACGTCTTCCGCTGGAGCTGGATGTGGGGCCGGATCGCCGACTGGTTCGGGATCGAGGCGGTGCCGTTCGATGGTACGGTCCGGCCGCTGGAGGACAGGATGGCGCAGGACGGGCCGGCCTGGGCCGAGCTCGCCGAGCGCCACGGCCTGGCCGAGACGGACCTCGCGAAGCTCGCCTCCCCCTGGCACACCGATGCCGATCTCGGCCGGCCGATCGAGGTCGTCACCGACATGAGCAAGAGCCGCCGGCTGGGCTTTACGGCGTATCAGCCCACCGATGACGCGTTCTACGACCTGTTCACCCGGCTCCGGGCGGACCGGCTGATCCCCTGA
- a CDS encoding ArgE/DapE family deacylase, whose translation MALDPALAAEIEASVAEGFADQVAHTQALVRFASLRGAEHACQDYVFGTFRSRGYATERFAMDRAAIAAHPGGSKIDERHSDAPIVVCHHRPQTETGRSLILQAHVDVVPEGPRDLWTHPPFDPVIEGDWLYGRGGGDMKAGHAANLFALDALARLGLQPAAAVTIQSVVEEESTGNGALATHLRGYRADAVLIPEPEDEKLVRANTGVLWFTVEVRGVPVHVREMGAGANAIDATYRVIAALRELEARWNAEKGAHRHFEAEDHPINLNIGRIEGGDWASSVPAWCRIDCRVALYPGMEAARAAAEIEAAVSDFARSDSFLANNPPRVAFNGFFAEGYVLAEGSEAEAVLGRAHERAMGAKLQSFMSPSYLDTRVYALYDRVPALCYGPIAQNVHGFDERVSLASVKRCTTAMALFVAEWCGTERRAG comes from the coding sequence ATGGCCCTCGACCCCGCCCTCGCCGCCGAGATCGAAGCGTCCGTGGCCGAAGGCTTCGCCGACCAGGTCGCGCACACGCAGGCGCTGGTCCGGTTCGCCTCGCTGCGGGGCGCCGAGCATGCCTGCCAGGATTACGTGTTCGGGACGTTCCGGTCCCGGGGCTACGCCACCGAGCGCTTCGCCATGGACCGCGCCGCCATCGCGGCCCATCCGGGCGGCTCGAAGATCGACGAGCGCCACTCGGACGCCCCGATCGTCGTCTGCCACCACCGCCCGCAGACCGAGACCGGGCGCTCGCTGATCCTGCAGGCCCATGTCGACGTGGTGCCGGAAGGGCCCCGCGACCTGTGGACTCACCCGCCCTTCGATCCGGTGATCGAGGGCGACTGGCTCTACGGCCGCGGCGGCGGCGACATGAAGGCCGGGCACGCCGCCAACCTGTTCGCCCTCGATGCGCTGGCCCGCCTCGGCCTCCAGCCCGCCGCCGCGGTGACGATCCAGTCGGTGGTCGAGGAGGAATCCACCGGCAACGGCGCGCTCGCGACCCATCTGCGCGGCTACCGGGCCGACGCCGTGCTGATCCCGGAGCCCGAGGACGAGAAACTGGTGCGCGCCAACACCGGCGTGCTGTGGTTCACCGTCGAGGTCCGGGGCGTGCCCGTCCACGTGCGCGAGATGGGCGCCGGCGCCAACGCGATCGACGCGACCTATCGGGTCATCGCCGCTCTGCGGGAGCTCGAGGCGCGCTGGAACGCCGAGAAGGGCGCGCACCGCCACTTCGAGGCCGAGGACCACCCGATCAACCTCAATATCGGCCGGATCGAGGGCGGCGACTGGGCCTCCTCGGTGCCGGCCTGGTGCCGGATCGACTGCCGGGTGGCGCTTTATCCGGGCATGGAAGCGGCCCGGGCCGCCGCCGAGATCGAGGCCGCGGTCTCGGATTTCGCCCGCTCGGATTCCTTCTTGGCCAACAACCCGCCGCGCGTCGCCTTCAACGGGTTCTTCGCCGAAGGCTACGTGCTGGCGGAGGGCTCAGAGGCGGAAGCCGTCCTCGGTCGCGCCCACGAGCGGGCGATGGGCGCCAAGCTGCAGAGCTTCATGTCGCCGAGCTACCTGGATACGCGGGTCTACGCCCTCTACGACCGGGTGCCGGCCCTGTGCTACGGGCCGATCGCCCAGAACGTCCACGGCTTCGACGAGCGCGTCAGCCTCGCCTCGGTCAAGCGCTGCACCACCGCGATGGCGCTGTTCGTGGCCGAGTGGTGCGGGACGGAGCGGCGGGCGGGCTGA